A genomic window from Punica granatum isolate Tunisia-2019 chromosome 2, ASM765513v2, whole genome shotgun sequence includes:
- the LOC116194517 gene encoding putative pentatricopeptide repeat-containing protein At1g10330 codes for MQTSAEGHLRLLQRFVDQPAQVKQIHSRLVITGHLLLNSAAAPPPSPATSTWLPTLLYNALVRSYSRSGQPHEALVLFTHMLAHRAPPNSLTFPPLVKSSVLLPSWGRPLHAQAIRRGVSWDPFIKTSFINFYARIGRLADALQVFDEIPNPCLVAWNAKLDALCRNEAMGSALSVFNSMPELDVVSWTSLISGLSSNGNFHEAIDIFRKMNLRPNEATYVSVLSSCAHLQGGGGLRKGKQIHGHLIRCESELSVFVGTAIVDLYGKTGCLRNAEKVFDRMGVRKVFTWNAMISSLACNGEERQGLGMFGEMLSNGLKPNALTFISVLTACARGQFVESGLELYRSMTKDFGLEPLMEHYGCIVDLLGRAGLLSEASEFIESMPFEPDASVLGALLGACKIHGAIDLGNRVGRKLLEIQHGQRCGRTIALWNILAESNEWNSAANLRKAIVESGIEKIPGFSFLDSL; via the coding sequence ATGCAAACCTCCGCCGAGGGCCACCTCCGACTCCTCCAGCGCTTCGTTGACCAACCGGCCCAAGTCAAACAGATACACTCCCGCCTCGTCATCACCGGCCACCTCCTCCTCAATTCCGCCGCCGCCCCCCCACCGTCGCCGGCGACCTCGACATGGCTCCCCACTCTCTTATACAACGCCCTCGTGAGGTCCTACTCCCGCTCCGGCCAACCCCACGAGGCCCTCGTCCTCTTCACCCACATGCTCGCCCACCGGGCACCGCCCAACTCCCTCACATTCCCTCCCCTCGTAAAATCCTCTGTCCTTCTCCCCAGTTGGGGCCGACCCCTCCATGCCCAGGCTATCCGGCGCGGTGTTTCGTGGGACCCGTTCATCAAGACCTCGTTCATCAACTTCTACGCCCGTATAGGTCGACTAGCTGATGCCCTCCAAGTGTTCGATGAAATTCCTAACCCGTGCCTCGTTGCATGGAACGCGAAACTCGATGCGCTGTGCAGGAATGAGGCGATGGGATCTGCTCTCTCGGTGTTCAATTCCATGCCGGAGCTTGACGTGGTGTCGTGGACGAGTCTGATTAGTGGGCTTAGTAGCAACGGGAACTTCCATGAGGCCATTGACATCTTCAGGAAGATGAATTTGAGACCGAACGAGGCCACTTATGTGAGTGTGCTCTCTTCTTGTGCCCATTTGCAGGGAGGAGGTGGACTGCGTAAAGGAAAGCAAATTCATGGGCATTTAATCCGGTGCGAATCCGAATTATCCGTCTTCGTCGGGACAGCCATTGTAGACCTCTACGGTAAAACAGGTTGCTTGAGAAATGCGGAGAAAGTTTTCGACCGAATGGGTGTGAGAAAGGTCTTTACGTGGAATGCGATGATATCTTCACTTGCTTGTAACGGTGAAGAGAGGCAGGGCCTCGGCATGTTTGGCGAGATGTTATCAAATGGTCTGAAGCCGAATGCTCTCACTTTCATTTCAGTTCTTACGGCCTGTGCTCGTGGGCAGTTCGTGGAGTCAGGTCTCGAACTGTATCGGTCTATGACAAAAGACTTTGGATTGGAGCCGTTAATGGAGCATTACGGGTGTATAGTTGATCTGTTGGGCAGGGCAGGGCTACTGAGCGAGGCATCAGAGTTCATAGAGAGCATGCCGTTTGAGCCTGATGCATCGGTTCTTGGGGCTCTACTGGGTGCTTGTAAGATTCATGGCGCGATTGATCTTGGGAACAGAGTGGGAAGGAAGTTGCTTGAGATTCAGCACGGTCAACGTTGTGGACGAACCATAGCGTTATGGAACATTCTTGCTGAGTCAAACGAGTGGAACAGTGCTGCTAATTTGAGGAAGGCAATTGTGGAGTCGGGCATCGAGAAAATCCCAGGATTCAGTTTTCTCGACTCTCTCTAG
- the LOC116194518 gene encoding uncharacterized protein LOC116194518, whose product MVAALVSQSSAAAASLSSRIIGRALSGSLVPSSLARPLSPAFRRSPIRSMADSAPFKKIQIQRENTAFDAYVIGKEDAPGIVVLQEWWGVDFEIKNHAQKISQLEPGFKALIPDLYRGKVGLDVAEAQHLMDGLDWQGAVKDIHASVNWLKANGSKKVGVTGFCMGGALSIASSVLVPEVDAVVAFYGVPSSELADPAKAKAPVQAHFGERDNFVGFSDVTAAKALEEKLKASGVPYEVHIYPGIGHAFMNRSPEGVKRRKSMGMEDEDEAAVQLAWSRFTSWMTRYLSP is encoded by the exons ATGGTGGCAGCTCTGGTATCACAGtcatcagcagcagcagcatcaCTGTCTTCGAGAATCATCGGCAGAGCACTCAGCGGGAGCTTAGTACCCTCTTCCCTCGCACGGCCACTCTCCCCAGCCTTCCGCCGTTCTCCGATCCGCTCAATGGCCGACTCCGCCCCTTTCAAGAAAATCCAAATCCAGAGAGAGAACACC GCGTTTGACGCCTATGTGATCGGCAAAGAAGATGCTCCAGGGATTGTCGTTCTTCAGGAGTGGTGGGGTGTGGATTTCGAGATCAAGAACCACGCCCAGAAAATCTCACAGCTGGAACCTGGTTTCAAGGCACTGATTCCAGA CTTGTATCGAGGAAAGGTAGGTTTGGATGTTGCAGAAGCACAACACTTGATGGATGGTCTGGATTGGCAAGGTGCCGTGAAGGACATCCATGCTTCGGTGAACTGGCTCAAGGCAAATGGCTCCAAGAAG GTTGGTGTCACTGGCTTTTGCATGGGAGGTGCTCTTTCTATCGCAAGCTCAGTTTTAGTCCCTGAGGTTGATGCTGTTGTTGCTTTCTATGGAGTGCCATCATCAGAGCTCGCTGATCCTGCCAAGGCTAAGGCACCAGTGCAGGCTCATTTTGGGGAGCGTGATAACTTTGTTGGCTTTTCAGATGTTACG GCTGCAAAGGCTTTGGAGGAGAAACTGAAGGCATCAGGAGTCCCTTATGAGGTGCACATTTACCCTGGAATTGGACATGCTTTCATGAACAGATCTCCAGAGGGAGTGAAGAGAAGGAAGAGCATGGGGATGGAGGATGAAGATGAAGCCGCTGTACAGCTGGCATGGTCCCGCTTCACTTCATGGATGACCCGTTACCTTTCTCCTTAA